From Leptolyngbya sp. KIOST-1, one genomic window encodes:
- a CDS encoding adenylate/guanylate cyclase domain-containing protein, with protein sequence MTTAVPSFYKDAEIKDVDILLVDDIPDNLRVLSTILESEGYRCRKAISGTLALNAIALAPPDLILLDITMPTMDGFEVCRQLKQSESTRNIPIVFLTARDAEAEKEQAFGLGAADYIVKPFMAYEVLLRVKHQLALRRQQQQLERQNQQLQAEIQERQQAEAELRRQRQRSEELLTNVLPFQIAQRLKEREQAIADQFDAVTILFADIVGFSPVAAQLSPCELVHLLNQMFSRFDELAAVYKLEKIKTIGDAYMVAAGVPAPRPDHAQAIAQMALDMQATISDFRRPDGLPFQLRIGINSGSVVAGVIGIRKFIYDLWGDTVNIASFMETTGEAGKIQVSALSYAHLKDHFTLEPRGPVGLKNGERMTTYWLVAQAQSPACPPPVITLEYPPGPAALCCG encoded by the coding sequence ATGACTACCGCTGTACCCTCTTTCTATAAGGATGCAGAGATCAAAGATGTCGATATTCTGCTGGTCGATGATATTCCCGACAACCTGCGGGTGCTGTCGACCATTCTGGAATCCGAAGGGTACCGCTGTCGGAAGGCCATCAGTGGAACCCTGGCTCTCAACGCGATCGCGCTGGCTCCCCCCGACCTGATTCTGCTCGACATCACCATGCCCACCATGGATGGGTTTGAGGTCTGTCGACAGCTCAAGCAGAGCGAGAGCACCCGGAACATTCCAATTGTTTTTCTCACGGCCCGCGATGCCGAAGCCGAAAAAGAACAGGCCTTTGGCCTGGGAGCCGCCGACTACATCGTCAAACCGTTTATGGCCTACGAGGTGCTGCTGCGGGTCAAGCACCAGCTGGCCCTGCGGCGACAGCAGCAGCAGCTAGAGCGTCAAAATCAGCAGCTCCAGGCCGAAATTCAGGAACGCCAGCAGGCCGAGGCCGAACTGCGCCGCCAGCGTCAGCGCTCGGAGGAGCTCTTGACCAACGTACTGCCCTTTCAAATTGCCCAGCGGCTCAAGGAGCGGGAGCAGGCGATCGCCGACCAGTTCGACGCCGTCACGATCTTGTTCGCCGATATTGTCGGCTTTAGCCCCGTGGCAGCCCAGCTGTCGCCCTGCGAACTGGTGCACCTGCTCAACCAGATGTTTTCCCGCTTCGATGAGCTGGCCGCCGTCTACAAACTCGAAAAAATCAAAACCATCGGCGACGCCTACATGGTGGCCGCCGGGGTACCGGCTCCCCGCCCCGACCACGCCCAGGCAATCGCTCAGATGGCCCTGGATATGCAGGCCACCATCAGCGACTTTCGGCGGCCCGACGGGCTGCCCTTTCAGCTGCGGATTGGCATTAACTCAGGCAGCGTGGTCGCTGGGGTGATTGGCATTCGCAAGTTTATTTACGACCTCTGGGGCGACACCGTCAACATCGCCAGCTTCATGGAAACGACGGGAGAGGCGGGCAAAATTCAGGTGTCAGCGCTGTCCTACGCCCACCTCAAAGACCACTTCACCCTCGAGCCTCGCGGTCCGGTGGGCCTCAAAAATGGCGAGCGGATGACCACCTACTGGCTGGTGGCCCAGGCCCAGTCGCCTGCCTGCCCGCCCCCGGTGATCACTTTGGAGTATCCCCCGGGGCCGGCGGCCCTGTGCTGCGGCTAG